The genomic region CTGCAGCTTCTGAAGCCAAGAGGATGACTGCGGATGAGATTGTAGAAGTTTCCTCAGAGCTTGGAGAAATTAAAACCAACTTGGCTGATACAGATCATGTTGTAGTTGTCAGCTTCTCCTTCAAGTTGTCAGACAAAACAGCCAAAGAAGATTTTGAGAAAATTAAAGAAATTACAGTGAAGCCTATTATCATTCAGACATTTGCGGATACCAAGTCTGAGGAGCTGGCTACAGCGAAGGGCCGAGTACAATTTAATGAGAGATTGACTGGACTCATTAATGAAGCTTTACCTGAAGGTAAGTTGAGCAGCACTAGTTTTTCAGCTTTTGTGATGGCACCGATGTAAATGAACAGAACACGCTGTAGACCTGTAAGGGGGTGAGAACATGGTGGATGTATTATCACAAAATGAGATTGACGCCCTATTAGCAGCCCTTTCTTCTGGTGAAATGGACGCAGAAGAATTGAAGAAGGAAGAAACTCAGAAGAAAATTAGATCGTATGATTTTAAGCGGGCAGTACGTTTTTCCAAAGACCATATTCGAAGCTTGACTCGTATTCACGAAAA from Paenibacillus sp. FSL R5-0341 harbors:
- a CDS encoding flagellar basal body-associated FliL family protein yields the protein MKKMMPWLATMLLAITLIVVVVFVFMQGQNGNKNDTHTAAASEAKRMTADEIVEVSSELGEIKTNLADTDHVVVVSFSFKLSDKTAKEDFEKIKEITVKPIIIQTFADTKSEELATAKGRVQFNERLTGLINEALPEGKLSSTSFSAFVMAPM